In Caldicoprobacter guelmensis, the genomic stretch TAATAGACCTTTTAGAAGAACAAATCCCTTTCGCCGTTCTCAATCCTCTTCAGTCTCTCTATTGTCTTCTCACGCATGACAGGATTAGGGATGTTTGCTAAATTTTTCTCTATTACCTGGTTGCCTAGCACTTTCAATTCATCATCGGCGTAGTCTTCCAGATATTCTTTAAATGTTAATATGGCATTAGGATAACACAGGTTATGAATTTGCCCGCTTTTGGCAAATTCCATAAACCTCTCTCCAGTTCTGCCCGCCCGATAACATGCAGTGCAGTAACTTGGTAAATATCCCTGCCTGCACAGGGTCTTTAAAACCTCAAGGGGTGAACGATGGTCGGCCAGCTCAAACTGAGGCTGGTTATTCCCTTGGTCGTGAAGCACATACCCCCCCACATCGGTGCACGAGCCGGCGCTAATCTGCGAAACGCCTAAGTTGATGACCTCTTCCCTAAATCCGGGCGCCTCACGCGTAGACAAGATGATACCCGTATATGGCACAGCCAACCTGAGTATGGCCACTATCCGCTTAAAGTCGTGGTCCGACACCAGATAAGGAAATTCCTCAAGCGAAACGCCTACAGCCGGCCTCAGCCTGGGCACCGAAATGGTGTGTGGCCCCACCCCGTATTTTTCCTCCAGATGCTGAGCATGGAGCAAAAGCCCCAACACCTCGTATCGGTAATCGTAAAGTCCGAATAACACTCCCAATCCAACATCATCTATGCCACCTTCCATGGCTCTGTCCATAGCAGTGGTGTGGTAGTCGTAATCGCTCTTTGGCCCTGCGGGATGATATTTGCTGTAGCTCTCACGGTGATAAGTCTCCTGAAATAGAACATATGTCCCAACCCCTGCATCTTTAAGCTTTTTGTAGTTTTCCACGCTGGTCGCAGCTATATTTACGTTGATCCGCCTTATACTCCCATTTTTTATCTTAGTGCTGTATATCACATCCATAACATGGGTTATATATTCGATGGGGCAGTTTTTATCATCCTCTCCTGCTTCCAGCGCAATTCTCTTGTGGCCCAGGCTCTCGATTATTTCAACCTCCCTGCGGATCTCTTCGTCGGTGAGCTTCTTCCTGTTAATTTTGTTTGTACACTTATAACCGCAATACCTGCACTGGTTTACACAGTAATTCGACACATAAAGCGGCGCAAACATCACTATGCGAGTCCCGTATATGGCATCCTTTACCTCTCGGGCAGCCTTAAAAAGCTTTTCGTTTAATTCCGGGTCATCGGCCTGCAAAAGGGCAGCCGTCTCTTCTAGAGTTAGCCCCTTAGCCTGCCTACCTTTTTCAATGATAGCCTCAACCTCGCCAACCGTCTTATTTTTCCCTTTTTCAAGAGCTTCAAAGATAACTTCATCCTTTATAAAATCTGCTTTTAAGCTCATCACCATAACTTACCATCCCTTCCTATTCTCATATTTTTATGTTTTTACGGCATAAAACAAGCTTTTTATAATGCAAATTCAGTACCAACCACTACGCCATTAAAACCTCCCACGAATTTTAATCGGTTACCCTTGGCAATACCCTTTATTGGCTATACGGCTATAAAACCACGCTTTTTATATGAAATCCATTATCGCCGCAATTCAGTCTCAAAAGGCTGCAATACCCTCTCTAAAATTCCATTCACGTACGCAATAAACACTCCGTAGTTTACAATGGGTACGCCGGCGCTTGTCACCTGCCTTATCCTGTACAGCATTTCCCTCCTGGTTAGCATACATCCTCCACAATGGATAACCAGCGAATAGTCCTTAAGGTTATCGGGAAAATCCACTCCGCTTACAAAATTGAGGTTTAAATCCCTGCCCGTTTTTTGCTTGAGCCAGCGGGGGATCTTCACACGTGCGATATCATCGTCCTGCCGGTGGTGGGTACAGGCTTCGGCTATCAGCACTCTGTCACCGTCTTTAAG encodes the following:
- the hydG gene encoding [FeFe] hydrogenase H-cluster radical SAM maturase HydG; the encoded protein is MMSLKADFIKDEVIFEALEKGKNKTVGEVEAIIEKGRQAKGLTLEETAALLQADDPELNEKLFKAAREVKDAIYGTRIVMFAPLYVSNYCVNQCRYCGYKCTNKINRKKLTDEEIRREVEIIESLGHKRIALEAGEDDKNCPIEYITHVMDVIYSTKIKNGSIRRINVNIAATSVENYKKLKDAGVGTYVLFQETYHRESYSKYHPAGPKSDYDYHTTAMDRAMEGGIDDVGLGVLFGLYDYRYEVLGLLLHAQHLEEKYGVGPHTISVPRLRPAVGVSLEEFPYLVSDHDFKRIVAILRLAVPYTGIILSTREAPGFREEVINLGVSQISAGSCTDVGGYVLHDQGNNQPQFELADHRSPLEVLKTLCRQGYLPSYCTACYRAGRTGERFMEFAKSGQIHNLCYPNAILTFKEYLEDYADDELKVLGNQVIEKNLANIPNPVMREKTIERLKRIENGERDLFF